A single genomic interval of Megalobrama amblycephala isolate DHTTF-2021 linkage group LG15, ASM1881202v1, whole genome shotgun sequence harbors:
- the LOC125247219 gene encoding troponin I, slow skeletal muscle-like, which produces MSDAPQSKPKPKISSARRLGLKMRLLSTAMQMLIVEKQDKEKEREQVLSERIPPIKFSGLSVQELQELCKDLHHKIDVIDEERYDVSLKVAKNEKEIQEMNQKIYDMKSKLKRPNLKRVKLSAEQLLSVLLGSKHSQSIDFKANLKTVKKEEEKKEEVTDWRKNVEAMSGMEGRKKLFDAGQ; this is translated from the exons ATGTCTGACGC TCCTCAATCAAAGCCAAAACCCAAGATAAGTTCAGCCCGTCGGCTGGGGTTGAAG ATGAGGCTGCTGAGTACAGCAATGCAAATGCTGATAGTAGAGAAGCAGGATAAAGAGAAGGAAAGGGAGCAAGTGCTGAGTGAAAGAATTCCTCCCATCAAATTTTCCGGTCTGTCAGTACAGGAATTACAG GAACTATGCAAGGATTTGCATCACAAGATTGATGTGATTGATGAGGAACGCTATGACGTTAGCCTTAAGGtggccaaaaatgaaaaagag ATACAGGAAATGAATCAGAAGATCTATGACATGAAGAGCAAGCTGAAGAGGCCAAACCTGAAGAGAGTGAAACTGTCGGCTGAGCAATTGCTAAGTGTCCTTCTGGGCTCCAAACACTCACAGTCCATTGACTTCAAAGCCAACCTGAAGACAGTGAAGAAAGAGGAGGAGAAG AAAGAAGAGGTGACTGATTGGCGTAAAAATGTGGAGGCCATGTCTGGAATGGAAGGCAGAAAGAAGCTGTTTGATGCTGGACAGTAG
- the LOC125247217 gene encoding troponin I, slow skeletal muscle-like, producing the protein MSEAIIGPRKPKITASRRLFLKTKILKKAGILLAEEKEQKNSDREQTLSERAPPLKLPGLSVQDLQNLCKDLHQKIDVVDEERYDIQAKVSKHEMEIADLNHKIFELKGKMKRPALKRVRVSAEAMLGALLGSRHKESIDFKANLKTVKKEEEKKEEVTDWRKNVDAMSGMEGRKKLFAGPTS; encoded by the exons ATGTCTGAAGCTAT TATCGGTCCG AGAAAGCCCAAGATTACAGCATCTCGGCGGTTATTTTTAAAG ACCAAAATACTGAAGAAGGCCGGCATACTGCTGGCAGAGGAGAAGGAACAGAAAAACAGTGACCGAGAACAAACGCTCAGTGAGAGAGCTCCTCCTCTCAAACTGCCTGGACTGTCCGTACAGGACTTACAG AATCTGTGCAAAGACCTACATCAAAAAATTGATGTTGTTGATGAGGAACGATATGACATTCAAGCGAAAGTTTCCAAACATGAAATGGAG ATAGCAGATTTAAACCACAAAATCTTTGAGCTGAAGGGCAAAATGAAGAGACCTGCCCTGAAGAGAGTGAGGGTGTCTGCTGAAGCCATGCTGGGGGCTCTGCTAGGTTCCAGACACAAGGAATCCATCGACTTTAAAGCTAACCTCAAGACTGTCAAGAAGGAGGAGGAAAAG AAAGAGGAAGTGACCGACTGGCGTAAAAATGTGGATGCCATGTCAGGCATGGAGGGCAGGAAGAAGCTGTTTGCAGGACCAACttcttaa
- the bpgm gene encoding bisphosphoglycerate mutase, with amino-acid sequence MSKYKLFLLRHGEGAWNKENRFCSWVDQKLSENGVVEAQECGRLLKEKGYQFDQVFTSILSRSIQTAWLVLEAMGQEWVPVTKSWRLNERHYGALIGLNRAEMALNHGEEQVKLWRRSYDITPPPIDESHPYYAEIYNDRRYSTCDVPKEELPKTESLKEVLDRLLPYWNDVIVPVIKSGQTVLISAHGNSCRALLKHLEDISETDIVNVTLPTGVPVLLEMDENLRPVKPRQLLGDQAKIQAAIKKVEDQGKVNAENK; translated from the exons ATGTCCAAATACAAACTCTTCCTGCTCCGGCATGGGGAGGGGGCCTGGAACAAGGAGAACCGCTTCTGCAGCTGGGTTGACCAGAAACTGAGCGAGAACGGGGTGGTGGAAGCCCAAGAATGCGGCAGGCTGCTGAAAGAGAAGGGGTATCAATTCGACCAGGTTTTTACCTCCATACTGAGCCGTTCCATCCAGACAGCCTGGTTGGTGCTGGAGGCCATGGGACAAGAGTGGGTCCCAGTCACCAAATCATGGAGGTTAAATGAGCGGCATTACGGTGCCCTGATTGGCCTCAATCGGGCCGAGATGGCGTTGAACCATGGCGAGGAACAGGTTAAACTGTGGAGGCGAAGCTATGATATCACGCCGCCCCCCATTGATGAGTCACATCCCTATTATGCTGAAATTTACAATGACCGCCGATACAGTACGTGTGACGTTCCGAAAGAGGAACTGCCCAAAACAGAAAGTCTGAAGGAAGTGTTGGACAGACTTCTTCCTTACTGGAATGATGTCATTGTACCGGTGATCAAAAGTGGCCAAACGGTCCTCATCTCTGCACATGGCAACAGCTGCAGGGCTTTGCTTAAACATTTGGAAG ATATATCGGAAACAGACATTGTCAATGTAACGCTGCCCACGGGAGTTCCAGTCTTACTGGAGATGGATGAAAACCTTCGACCGGTCAAACCTCGTCAGCTCCTGGGCGACCAGGCCAAAATTCAGGCAGCCATCAAAAAGGTGGAGGATCAAGGGAAGGTTAATGCAGAAAATAAATAA